A DNA window from Maribellus comscasis contains the following coding sequences:
- a CDS encoding MBL fold metallo-hydrolase has product MKTKPGNFIKYAHCTDTVYYQFILKVIAIFFIGLVLIPVLAFSILDKEKTENKFKTEFRFKNYYDEAGNRKPNPEPQQIYGPVYSVGPLTVCAYLVKTELGLIMFDAGYDKDGSLIPDNIRKLGMNPKDVKKIFITHWHGDHSSGSARLSDISDTDILIHKDDLDIVKERVFTKDYMVPAKDRIVPLEDGEIFNFGDVQVKVIHTPGQTPGEVVYLLTVSGPQGKCHALVAGDATAMKSTVEEIEPNKFHGIVQAYEKTVGILKSLEFDLYLGGHPHQVFKEMREDGNPFVTREQWHRMVDNRNQQKIDFLVKHPEYINY; this is encoded by the coding sequence ATGAAAACAAAGCCAGGGAATTTCATTAAATATGCGCACTGTACTGATACTGTTTACTATCAGTTTATACTGAAGGTCATTGCTATATTTTTTATTGGTTTGGTTCTTATTCCTGTTTTAGCTTTCAGCATTCTGGATAAGGAGAAAACGGAAAACAAGTTCAAAACTGAATTCAGATTCAAGAATTATTACGATGAAGCGGGTAACCGAAAACCGAACCCGGAACCTCAACAAATATATGGTCCGGTATATTCTGTTGGTCCGCTAACGGTTTGTGCCTATCTGGTGAAAACAGAGCTTGGATTGATCATGTTTGATGCCGGATATGATAAGGACGGAAGCCTTATTCCCGACAATATCCGCAAACTGGGCATGAATCCAAAGGATGTCAAAAAAATATTCATAACACATTGGCATGGAGACCACTCAAGTGGCTCAGCACGCCTTTCCGACATTTCCGATACCGATATACTGATTCATAAAGACGATCTAGATATTGTAAAGGAGCGGGTCTTTACAAAGGACTATATGGTTCCGGCCAAAGATAGAATAGTTCCATTGGAAGATGGCGAGATTTTCAATTTTGGAGATGTTCAGGTAAAAGTCATCCATACTCCGGGGCAAACTCCCGGTGAAGTAGTGTATCTGCTTACGGTTAGTGGTCCGCAGGGTAAATGCCATGCTTTGGTTGCCGGCGACGCCACTGCAATGAAAAGTACCGTCGAAGAAATTGAACCCAATAAATTCCACGGAATTGTACAAGCCTATGAAAAAACTGTGGGTATACTGAAGTCGCTTGAATTCGACCTTTACCTTGGCGGGCATCCGCACCAGGTCTTTAAGGAAATGCGGGAAGACGGCAATCCCTTTGTTACGCGCGAACAGTGGCATAGAATGGTGGACAACCGGAATCAGCAAAAAATTGATTTCCTGGTAAAACACCCCGAGTATATAAACTATTAA
- a CDS encoding right-handed parallel beta-helix repeat-containing protein: protein MYRIKDYAKDIKSIRTIAFIISFLLSSSVLCHASDLTTSSSSKYYVAVEGDDNNPGTLDQPFASWQKGIDVAEPGDTIFIRGGTYYADPEINDRLGAHIDKKNGTKDSMICLFAYPGETPLLDASTLTNTTRQNLALYIDESDYWHIKGLQVRGVSQQGRTGWIAGILIQNGSNNVIEHCTAFENEGIGIQIREDSEDNLLLNCDAYLNYDPSSNINGGNADGFQVCYIPYRQGAPRENILRGCRSWKNSDDGYDLWGNEGRVIFDRCWAFRNGTHRGDGYGFKMGKTSEPREEGIYRRILTHCIGAENLTWNFNNSESDALVKIYNCTAYRSKNFSGFDLTQDGHIMSGEIKNSISYHNLASDKLGNEILDEYNDWNLPEVTVTDDDFVSLDVNLLNAERKADGSLPEINYLKPKAGSDLVDAGMDVGLEYYGTAPDLGAIESDFATGAIDLDLNKDKIKVFPNPSDSKRINVDLGNMESSQTAAIDIYDCNGKTVYQKKNIDASYGNQRFISLDLSGLDSGIYILRYRNEFISQSCKLVMTN, encoded by the coding sequence ATGTACAGAATTAAAGATTACGCAAAGGATATTAAATCGATAAGAACGATTGCATTCATAATAAGCTTTCTGTTGTCCTCAAGTGTATTATGTCATGCCAGTGATTTGACTACTTCTTCATCTTCAAAATATTATGTAGCTGTTGAAGGTGATGATAATAATCCCGGAACCTTGGATCAGCCCTTTGCTTCCTGGCAAAAGGGGATCGATGTTGCCGAGCCCGGAGATACTATATTTATACGAGGAGGAACCTACTATGCCGATCCAGAAATAAATGATCGGTTAGGAGCACACATCGATAAAAAGAATGGCACAAAAGATTCTATGATTTGCTTGTTTGCTTATCCCGGAGAAACGCCGTTATTGGATGCAAGTACTTTAACAAATACTACCCGTCAGAATCTCGCGTTGTATATTGATGAATCTGATTATTGGCATATTAAAGGTCTGCAGGTTAGGGGAGTATCTCAGCAAGGCCGAACCGGATGGATTGCCGGGATTTTAATTCAAAACGGAAGTAACAACGTAATTGAACACTGTACTGCCTTCGAAAATGAAGGAATCGGAATACAGATTCGTGAAGATTCTGAAGATAACCTCTTACTGAATTGCGATGCATACCTGAATTATGACCCGTCGTCGAATATTAACGGAGGAAATGCAGATGGATTCCAGGTGTGTTACATTCCATACCGGCAAGGCGCCCCCAGAGAAAATATTTTACGTGGTTGTCGTTCGTGGAAAAACAGCGATGACGGTTATGACCTTTGGGGAAATGAAGGCCGTGTTATTTTCGACAGATGCTGGGCTTTCAGAAATGGCACGCACCGTGGCGATGGTTACGGTTTTAAAATGGGCAAAACTTCTGAACCGAGAGAGGAAGGTATTTATCGAAGGATTTTAACGCATTGTATTGGTGCCGAAAACTTAACATGGAACTTTAATAATAGCGAAAGCGATGCATTGGTGAAAATTTACAATTGCACTGCTTATCGAAGTAAAAACTTTAGTGGTTTCGATTTAACCCAGGATGGCCACATTATGTCTGGCGAAATCAAAAATTCAATCAGTTATCATAACCTGGCAAGTGATAAATTGGGAAACGAAATACTTGATGAATATAATGACTGGAATCTTCCGGAAGTTACGGTAACAGACGATGATTTTGTAAGTCTTGATGTAAACCTGTTAAATGCCGAAAGAAAAGCTGACGGCTCGCTGCCCGAAATCAACTATCTGAAACCCAAAGCCGGATCTGACCTTGTTGACGCAGGAATGGATGTGGGACTGGAATATTATGGAACCGCACCTGACCTTGGGGCAATCGAATCTGACTTTGCAACGGGAGCGATTGATCTTGATTTGAATAAAGACAAAATCAAAGTATTTCCAAATCCCTCTGATTCGAAGCGGATAAACGTGGATCTGGGGAATATGGAAAGTTCTCAAACAGCTGCAATTGATATTTACGATTGCAACGGGAAAACAGTCTATCAAAAAAAAAATATTGATGCTTCATATGGAAATCAACGATTTATTTCTCTCGATTTGTCCGGATTAGATTCCGGAATTTATATATTGAGGTATCGAAACGAATTCATAAGTCAAAGCTGTAAGCTGGTTATGACTAACTAA
- a CDS encoding alpha/beta hydrolase family protein, which translates to MPGKTVIRFGGILFLSVFCLVARAQSDQLSVFDTHRDENPVWLTLTTHNESLYRHISKKALLLLNQRDSLIATIKDENDWILYGQNIKKKVFGKVDNFKKTPLKVRITSTIQKKDFYVENTIFESLSGFYVTGSLFVPRDINKPLPCVIYCSGHSETAYRDEVYQRVILNLVKKGFAVFAFDPVGQGERLQYPEKLDNTSSDWGPTAEHSYAGAPYLLLGLSLSDFMIWDGVRVVDYLCSLPIIDSTRIGITGRSGGGTQAALIAAYDERISAAASECYITSFQRLFESIGPQDAEQNPYSAIKYGFNHADFFHMRAPKPSLLVSTTNDFFSIQGARETFSEAQKSYSALSASENLKMVESLGKHESTQKNRESVYAFFQKHLENEGNSSEESFVLLAPEELRVTTTGQISTTLKSNSMFEVIQDFTDSVVGGRQFETPKKVVDNRKFIIRKAHELSGYENDRSIKSVVFTGIEARNNFKVEKYFIQGKTIDYVIPFILIKPYGDSKRPLLMYLDSNGKNDLLSDESIINEYIEKGYSILVPDLSGCGELANLLFEGDSYLKGYSYNILFGANLSGSSIAGIQSSDLNMIYDCIQQRDDIDCRNITAMVNGEMCSSYLHFAIGEPDIKKTILINPLVSYENIVRTRDYNSRYIWTAVPGALQYYDLPYLESLLTPAELIIIDPVNAKGEVLETAQMDVRYSLVKEVYERNKAEHRLELITTKNKQAKQSLGQYL; encoded by the coding sequence ATGCCCGGGAAAACAGTCATACGGTTTGGAGGAATACTTTTTTTGAGTGTGTTCTGTCTGGTCGCGAGAGCACAATCCGATCAACTGTCGGTATTTGATACCCACAGGGATGAGAATCCGGTTTGGTTAACACTTACTACTCACAACGAGTCCCTATATCGTCATATTTCTAAAAAAGCATTATTGCTTCTCAATCAGCGTGATAGTTTAATTGCGACAATTAAGGATGAAAATGACTGGATTTTGTATGGACAAAACATCAAAAAAAAGGTGTTTGGAAAAGTTGATAATTTTAAAAAAACGCCTTTGAAAGTGAGGATTACAAGTACCATTCAGAAGAAGGATTTTTACGTAGAGAACACCATCTTTGAAAGTTTGTCAGGTTTTTATGTTACGGGTAGTTTGTTTGTTCCCAGAGACATAAACAAACCTTTGCCTTGTGTAATTTACTGCTCAGGACATTCAGAAACGGCTTATCGCGATGAAGTTTATCAGCGGGTAATTCTGAACCTGGTAAAAAAGGGATTTGCAGTATTTGCTTTCGATCCGGTCGGGCAGGGCGAGCGTTTACAATACCCGGAAAAATTGGATAATACGTCTTCTGATTGGGGACCAACTGCAGAGCATTCGTATGCCGGAGCTCCCTATTTGCTTTTGGGCTTGTCTTTATCAGACTTTATGATTTGGGACGGTGTTCGGGTAGTGGATTATCTGTGTTCGCTCCCAATAATTGATAGTACAAGGATTGGTATAACCGGACGATCAGGGGGAGGTACCCAAGCTGCCTTGATTGCTGCATACGACGAACGGATTTCCGCCGCCGCTTCGGAATGCTATATCACAAGTTTCCAGCGTTTGTTCGAGTCGATCGGGCCACAGGATGCTGAACAGAATCCATATTCAGCAATAAAATATGGATTTAATCATGCCGATTTTTTTCACATGAGGGCTCCGAAACCATCTTTATTAGTAAGCACAACGAATGACTTTTTTAGTATTCAGGGAGCCAGAGAAACATTCAGCGAAGCGCAGAAATCGTATTCCGCTTTAAGTGCATCAGAGAACTTGAAGATGGTTGAAAGTTTAGGAAAGCACGAATCAACTCAGAAAAACAGGGAGTCGGTTTATGCTTTCTTTCAAAAGCATCTTGAAAACGAGGGGAACAGTAGCGAGGAAAGTTTTGTGTTGCTTGCTCCGGAAGAATTACGTGTGACCACAACAGGTCAGATTTCCACTACCTTAAAAAGTAATAGCATGTTTGAAGTAATACAAGATTTTACGGACAGTGTGGTTGGTGGAAGACAATTCGAAACACCAAAGAAAGTAGTCGATAATCGCAAGTTTATTATTCGTAAAGCGCATGAATTGTCAGGTTACGAAAATGACAGAAGTATTAAATCGGTAGTGTTTACCGGGATAGAAGCTAGAAATAACTTTAAAGTTGAGAAATATTTTATACAAGGGAAGACTATTGATTATGTCATTCCTTTCATCCTGATAAAACCTTACGGAGATTCTAAAAGACCATTACTTATGTATTTGGATTCAAATGGAAAAAATGATTTGCTATCCGATGAAAGCATCATCAACGAATACATCGAAAAGGGGTATTCAATTTTGGTACCCGATCTTTCGGGATGTGGTGAATTGGCCAACCTATTATTTGAAGGAGATTCGTACCTGAAAGGATATTCGTACAATATTCTGTTTGGAGCAAATCTCAGTGGCAGCAGTATTGCCGGAATCCAATCAAGCGATCTCAACATGATCTATGATTGTATTCAGCAAAGGGATGACATTGATTGCCGAAATATAACCGCTATGGTTAATGGCGAAATGTGTTCATCGTACCTTCATTTTGCCATAGGTGAACCAGATATCAAAAAGACGATTCTGATAAACCCACTGGTATCCTACGAGAATATTGTACGAACCCGGGATTACAACTCGCGATACATCTGGACAGCTGTTCCCGGTGCCTTGCAATATTATGACTTACCTTACCTCGAATCCTTACTCACTCCGGCCGAATTAATCATTATCGATCCGGTGAATGCAAAAGGCGAGGTGTTGGAAACGGCACAAATGGATGTCCGGTATTCACTGGTAAAAGAAGTGTATGAGCGAAACAAGGCAGAGCACAGGCTGGAACTTATTACTACCAAAAATAAGCAGGCAAAACAAAGTCTTGGGCAGTACTTATAA
- a CDS encoding glycosyl hydrolase: MRIATIIHSLKFILPGFWAFLYLSEPVCSQRLGAISPEKFQGTPLESGVHTWWHWIDGNITKDGIRKDLEAMHRQGITQATILNVGLFDKQFFGLKEVRFDSPGWYAMFQYALEKADHLGLKIGVHNCDGWSTTGGPWIKPENAMKEVTWSKTLVNGGKYIEMKLAEPYSFDGFYRDVAVLAIKSDKQSNSFVQAAPKIKFNDEDKVNYLSDGCPVGGLLVKKEDTITIEFSKAFEIEKIAVYPRKSYVWGSVEAVDNSVVTYSLEALNQNNSYEKVLDFKTKGFNQNHSITVPQIKARSLRLIITSIENTESLFIGELEFLKENELPAFTTDVPYFQTKTASVQGSASDQYFTPELYTGGSPAQIEDIIDLTKKVDVNGNLKWDAPAGNWELIRFGYTITGVTNRPATDSGLGLECDKMDTVALNIHYNNFPKRLIQHAGQYRKNTFKFLLIDSWECYFQNWTKSLPDAFEKLNGYSLTNWIPALCGEVVESPESTESFYYDFRHTIATLIEENYYKHYADLCHRDGLELHGEVIYGGSKLPPADVLKAYSHTDMPMFEFWARPDKNMLYGNKLAPAQLRQFASSAGLFYEKSSVGSEAYTGNAIYSASPWDLVPFGDAAYCSGINQMILHSYVHQPVDARPGLTLQNFGLSFNRNNTIWNNLSGWMNFQTRIQYILQNTKEVNDILFYVGDALPQFTVDATQIPAGYKYNVCNADILHNKLQVENHKIITKKGIAFSLLILPGQGGMNYSTLIRIEELLKQGAFIYGEKPSFLYSLADRKHSVKFGEITEKIWGKAAGNSSEIIGYGKGKVFQGMSLQNALKMINLKPDFEIISGDSKDFIFSHRNNESAELYFVTNRKNQPVSAKCKFRTRGKRIEIWNPLSGNITSVSDISDEDNSTVISCDFKPLESVFFVIGKDIENQIKPKQAVPDEFEITEFEGTIEFLPAYEAQIDKVEFREYIPLSEFENPDIKYFAGKAHCTLNFEFPGTPDTTKNWFLEFGDLNGTASLSLNGQELENVWSSIQEIPLNKSIKSGTNKLEITIDIPYRNRFIGDFIQNSKAKSLWTTCEIDKYLNARSPLLKVGLTEPLKIIAKTK, from the coding sequence ATGAGAATTGCCACAATAATACATAGTTTGAAATTTATACTTCCGGGGTTTTGGGCTTTTCTGTATTTGTCAGAGCCTGTTTGCAGCCAAAGACTGGGAGCAATTTCACCTGAAAAGTTTCAGGGTACACCACTTGAGTCGGGGGTGCATACCTGGTGGCACTGGATTGATGGCAACATTACAAAAGATGGAATAAGAAAAGACCTGGAGGCCATGCATAGGCAGGGAATCACTCAGGCCACAATACTTAATGTCGGGTTATTTGATAAACAGTTTTTTGGGTTGAAAGAAGTCCGGTTTGATTCTCCCGGGTGGTATGCGATGTTTCAATATGCTCTGGAAAAAGCGGATCATTTAGGGTTGAAAATTGGGGTGCATAATTGCGATGGTTGGAGTACTACTGGCGGACCATGGATAAAACCTGAAAATGCCATGAAAGAAGTTACCTGGAGTAAAACTCTGGTAAATGGAGGAAAGTACATCGAAATGAAACTGGCAGAACCATATTCCTTTGATGGTTTTTACCGCGATGTTGCCGTTTTGGCAATAAAATCCGATAAACAATCGAACAGTTTTGTGCAGGCAGCGCCAAAAATTAAGTTCAACGACGAAGATAAAGTAAACTACCTGAGCGATGGCTGCCCTGTGGGCGGACTATTGGTAAAAAAAGAAGACACCATAACAATTGAATTTAGCAAGGCATTTGAAATCGAAAAAATTGCAGTTTATCCCAGAAAAAGTTATGTATGGGGAAGCGTTGAGGCCGTAGATAATTCTGTTGTCACCTATTCATTGGAGGCATTGAATCAGAATAACTCTTATGAGAAAGTGCTGGATTTTAAAACAAAGGGATTCAATCAGAATCACAGTATTACAGTTCCTCAGATTAAAGCCAGATCTCTTCGGTTAATTATAACAAGCATTGAAAATACTGAGTCGCTTTTTATTGGTGAACTGGAATTTCTAAAGGAGAATGAATTACCTGCTTTTACGACAGATGTACCTTATTTTCAAACTAAAACAGCGTCTGTACAAGGTTCTGCTTCGGATCAATATTTTACACCTGAATTGTACACCGGTGGTAGTCCGGCTCAAATAGAAGACATTATTGATCTGACAAAAAAGGTTGATGTAAACGGTAATTTGAAATGGGATGCACCTGCTGGAAACTGGGAATTGATTCGATTCGGTTACACGATCACAGGCGTAACAAATCGTCCGGCAACTGATAGTGGCTTGGGACTCGAATGCGATAAAATGGATACAGTTGCTCTGAACATTCACTACAATAATTTTCCGAAAAGGCTGATTCAGCACGCAGGTCAATATAGAAAAAATACATTTAAGTTTCTGTTGATCGATAGTTGGGAATGCTATTTCCAAAACTGGACAAAATCGCTTCCTGATGCTTTTGAAAAGTTGAATGGATATTCCCTCACAAACTGGATACCAGCTTTATGTGGAGAAGTCGTGGAAAGCCCCGAAAGTACAGAATCATTCTATTACGATTTCAGACACACGATAGCCACACTCATTGAAGAGAACTATTATAAACACTATGCTGATTTGTGTCATCGTGATGGTTTGGAGCTACATGGAGAGGTGATTTACGGTGGAAGTAAATTACCGCCTGCAGATGTACTCAAAGCGTATTCTCACACCGATATGCCGATGTTTGAATTTTGGGCACGACCCGATAAAAATATGTTATATGGAAATAAGTTAGCTCCTGCACAGCTTCGCCAGTTTGCATCAAGTGCCGGGCTGTTTTACGAAAAATCGTCTGTTGGTTCGGAAGCCTATACCGGAAATGCCATTTATTCAGCTTCCCCATGGGATTTAGTGCCTTTTGGCGACGCAGCCTATTGTTCCGGTATCAACCAGATGATATTACACAGCTACGTTCATCAGCCTGTGGATGCCAGACCGGGATTAACCTTGCAGAACTTCGGACTTTCTTTTAACCGGAACAATACAATCTGGAACAATCTTTCAGGCTGGATGAATTTCCAGACCCGGATTCAATACATTCTTCAGAATACAAAGGAAGTAAACGATATTTTATTTTATGTGGGCGATGCCTTGCCTCAATTTACTGTAGACGCGACACAAATTCCTGCAGGATATAAATACAATGTCTGTAATGCTGATATCCTGCATAACAAGCTTCAGGTTGAAAACCATAAAATCATAACTAAAAAAGGGATTGCTTTTTCTTTACTGATTCTTCCCGGTCAGGGTGGAATGAATTACTCCACTTTAATTCGGATTGAAGAACTCCTGAAACAAGGGGCGTTTATTTATGGTGAGAAACCTTCGTTTTTGTATTCATTGGCCGACCGAAAGCATTCAGTAAAATTTGGAGAAATAACCGAAAAGATCTGGGGAAAAGCTGCTGGGAATAGTAGCGAAATAATTGGCTACGGCAAAGGAAAAGTTTTCCAAGGCATGTCTCTGCAGAACGCCTTGAAAATGATAAACCTTAAACCGGATTTTGAAATAATCTCTGGTGATTCGAAGGACTTTATTTTCTCGCACAGAAATAATGAATCCGCAGAACTATATTTTGTGACAAACCGAAAAAATCAACCTGTTTCTGCAAAATGTAAATTCAGGACACGAGGAAAACGGATCGAAATATGGAACCCGCTAAGCGGGAATATTACATCCGTATCAGATATTTCTGATGAAGATAATTCAACTGTCATTAGTTGCGATTTCAAACCTTTGGAATCAGTGTTCTTTGTAATTGGGAAGGATATTGAGAATCAAATCAAGCCGAAACAAGCAGTTCCGGATGAATTTGAAATTACAGAATTCGAAGGAACAATTGAATTTCTTCCGGCTTACGAAGCTCAAATCGATAAGGTCGAATTTAGAGAGTATATTCCTTTGTCGGAATTTGAAAATCCTGATATAAAATATTTTGCAGGGAAAGCGCATTGTACGCTCAACTTCGAGTTTCCTGGTACTCCCGATACAACTAAAAACTGGTTCCTCGAATTTGGAGATTTAAACGGCACTGCAAGCCTTTCATTAAATGGACAAGAACTTGAGAATGTGTGGTCGTCGATTCAGGAAATCCCGCTTAATAAAAGCATCAAATCAGGTACAAACAAGCTTGAAATCACCATCGACATTCCTTATCGCAACCGGTTTATTGGTGATTTTATACAAAACAGCAAAGCAAAATCATTATGGACAACATGTGAGATTGACAAGTACTTAAATGCCCGTTCTCCCTTACTAAAAGTTGGACTTACTGAACCTCTGAAAATTATCGCAAAAACAAAATAA
- a CDS encoding alpha-L-fucosidase, whose translation MQQIKLNYSWVSMLLAFMLWSNYTFAQEDDEITKDWQKMNASKDQDYIDYNDAKFGMFIHWGAYSDLGGVWKGKKIPKLGEWIMYHGQIPRDEYREVCQNFNPVGFDAEAWVKLAKAAGMKYIVAMTKHHDGFSLYNSDVTDFNIYDYTDFKRDPIAEIYKACKKYDIRLGLYYSHSIDWMDGGDAGFAQEKKLNPEHDDHYGANLWDPSPLSYEEYFDTKAKPQMREILTKFPDLIEVWYDFPRFINRQQSYEFYKLAYDIQPNCLICSRVGNYLGDFLTAGDNQIPTTITTEYRTWETPGTLNNTWGYKSYDNDWKTFEEVLYWIVEIASKGGNYLLNIGPDGKGYVPEESVKLLKQVGKWMEVNGEAIYGTSRWVTLREGPTQMEMKSTTHREEYGFDLEFTPQDFWFTKKEDVVYAISLSNELKDKLTIKSLSFVASQIESIDILGDQQDLEWETKNDAVDIWLNQTGNTSEAFKNGLVLKVTLKE comes from the coding sequence ATGCAACAAATAAAATTGAATTATAGCTGGGTGTCCATGCTGCTGGCCTTTATGCTCTGGAGTAATTACACATTTGCGCAGGAAGACGATGAAATTACAAAGGATTGGCAAAAAATGAATGCTTCAAAAGATCAGGATTACATTGATTACAACGATGCAAAATTCGGGATGTTTATCCACTGGGGAGCTTATTCTGATCTTGGCGGAGTGTGGAAAGGGAAAAAAATTCCGAAGCTGGGCGAGTGGATCATGTATCATGGTCAAATCCCCAGAGACGAGTACAGGGAAGTTTGCCAAAACTTTAATCCGGTTGGATTTGATGCTGAAGCATGGGTAAAACTGGCAAAAGCTGCCGGTATGAAATACATTGTGGCAATGACCAAACATCATGACGGATTTTCGTTGTATAATTCTGATGTTACCGATTTTAATATTTACGACTATACCGATTTCAAAAGAGATCCGATTGCTGAGATTTACAAGGCCTGCAAGAAATACGATATTCGTCTTGGATTGTACTATTCGCATTCTATCGACTGGATGGATGGAGGCGATGCCGGATTTGCACAGGAGAAAAAATTAAATCCTGAGCATGACGATCATTATGGTGCAAATTTATGGGATCCTTCGCCATTGAGCTACGAGGAATATTTTGATACAAAAGCAAAACCGCAAATGCGCGAGATTCTTACCAAATTCCCAGATTTGATAGAGGTTTGGTACGACTTTCCTCGGTTTATAAACAGGCAGCAAAGTTATGAGTTTTACAAGTTAGCTTACGACATTCAGCCAAACTGTCTTATTTGCAGCCGGGTTGGAAACTACCTGGGGGATTTTTTAACTGCCGGCGACAATCAAATACCAACCACTATTACCACTGAATACCGAACATGGGAAACACCGGGTACGCTTAATAATACCTGGGGGTATAAATCTTACGACAACGACTGGAAAACGTTTGAAGAGGTGCTGTATTGGATTGTTGAAATTGCCAGTAAAGGCGGCAACTACCTTTTAAATATTGGCCCTGACGGGAAAGGTTATGTGCCAGAAGAAAGTGTAAAACTTCTAAAACAGGTTGGTAAATGGATGGAAGTAAACGGTGAAGCCATTTATGGAACAAGCCGCTGGGTGACTCTTCGAGAAGGACCTACTCAAATGGAAATGAAAAGTACAACTCACAGAGAAGAGTACGGTTTTGATCTGGAGTTTACGCCTCAGGATTTTTGGTTCACTAAAAAAGAAGATGTTGTTTATGCCATTTCGCTTTCCAATGAACTTAAAGACAAGTTGACAATTAAATCGCTTTCTTTCGTTGCCTCTCAAATTGAAAGTATTGATATTCTGGGAGATCAGCAAGACCTGGAATGGGAGACTAAGAATGATGCAGTTGACATTTGGCTAAACCAAACTGGAAATACATCTGAAGCCTTCAAGAACGGATTGGTACTTAAAGTAACCCTAAAAGAATAG
- a CDS encoding FISUMP domain-containing protein codes for MKKFTFLLVILAITYSTMAQDYQITFEPVAGGEAIDSIRVFNMVNNESVKLDPGETLQLGVTTSSELKLLGENQGSLYPNPFNEKSILSFTTKKREDVVLSIYDATGKSIIREKRTLNPGNQHFKIAVPTAGIYYISALTDDQNYSCKGIYTGAHRNSASIQYEGNTPIESFQETSLLKSASKGLTYADGDVLHYVCYSGNNTSVIGDSPTGSKTVSVEFYECKIGEKYYKTVRIGEQVWMAENLEYLPQVNGQDDMSTSEEKYYVYNYDGTDVAEAKATDYYQTYGSLLNVTAAIDNAPRGWRLPTNEDWSTLRNFINTDQGTSEKAGQHLKATAGWIEEGAGNGPDTYGFSAVPNGRFQSGGYCCATGYSFLWSSTEVNAEEGHKFYIVQTDENLYDSDAPKSSGHAVRYIMSE; via the coding sequence ATGAAAAAATTTACTTTTTTACTTGTTATTTTGGCCATTACATATAGTACAATGGCACAAGATTATCAAATTACTTTTGAACCTGTTGCAGGAGGTGAAGCTATCGACAGCATTAGAGTTTTTAACATGGTAAACAACGAATCAGTAAAACTCGATCCTGGAGAAACCCTTCAGTTAGGGGTCACTACAAGCTCTGAACTAAAGCTTCTTGGAGAGAACCAGGGATCGTTATATCCTAATCCATTCAATGAAAAATCAATACTAAGTTTTACTACAAAAAAGAGAGAAGACGTTGTATTGAGTATATATGATGCCACGGGAAAATCAATTATTAGGGAAAAACGAACTCTAAATCCCGGAAATCAGCACTTTAAGATTGCAGTACCTACGGCCGGTATTTATTATATCTCGGCATTGACAGACGACCAGAATTATAGTTGTAAAGGAATATACACTGGAGCTCACAGAAATTCTGCAAGTATCCAATATGAAGGAAATACACCTATAGAAAGCTTTCAGGAAACTTCACTGTTAAAAAGTGCGAGTAAAGGCCTTACTTATGCGGATGGAGACGTACTGCATTATGTTTGCTATTCTGGAAATAATACTTCTGTTATAGGCGACTCACCTACCGGATCTAAAACTGTTTCAGTGGAGTTCTATGAATGTAAAATAGGAGAAAAGTATTATAAAACTGTTAGGATTGGCGAGCAGGTATGGATGGCTGAAAACCTGGAATATTTACCTCAGGTAAATGGACAGGATGATATGAGTACTTCTGAAGAAAAATACTATGTGTACAATTATGATGGAACGGATGTAGCAGAGGCTAAAGCCACCGACTATTATCAGACTTACGGTAGTTTATTAAATGTAACTGCAGCTATTGATAACGCACCACGGGGGTGGCGCTTACCAACAAATGAAGATTGGTCTACACTCCGAAATTTTATAAATACTGACCAGGGAACATCAGAAAAAGCCGGCCAACATTTAAAGGCAACAGCCGGCTGGATTGAAGAAGGTGCAGGTAACGGCCCCGATACCTATGGATTCTCTGCTGTGCCAAATGGTCGTTTTCAAAGCGGCGGTTATTGTTGCGCAACCGGTTACTCATTTTTGTGGAGTTCTACCGAAGTAAATGCTGAAGAAGGCCACAAGTTCTATATTGTTCAAACTGATGAAAACTTATATGATTCTGATGCACCAAAATCATCAGGTCATGCAGTTCGATACATTATGAGTGAATAA